The following coding sequences lie in one uncultured Mailhella sp. genomic window:
- the tig gene encoding trigger factor — MAHSIEVVSPVSRKISVTVPAEEVNAALSAAAREVGASVTLPGFRKGKAPASVIEKRFAGEVISRATETLVERRVADILKEEDLKPMSRLDYEGGQITRGQDLSFSFTFETLPDDVKLPEDLSALTVEMDSSEATEEEVAAFTKRLLKSTATLEEVKEARLPENGDIVTIDVDGDVDGKAVPGMKVENYSIQLSEPQDGKELSELDKIIRGLHAGEEGTGSMVCPEDHIDETLRGKTVNLRVKLNKISREILPELDEDYAKKIGFPDLDSLKKMIADQANHNKLTSSRAEAERKLMSSVLEGQTFALPEAVVKAQQEEYENEVREYLSQQGLDNAAIDESIKNMGEDSRKQAKERARVQVFLTALARREKIEVSAQEVDMQIMQMARQYNQDFHKLREALYQNGAVNEIQDRMVNTKAMNLMFDKAQKVSPAEAKAE, encoded by the coding sequence ATGGCTCACAGCATCGAAGTCGTTTCCCCCGTCTCCCGCAAGATCAGCGTGACCGTCCCCGCCGAGGAAGTCAACGCCGCGCTTTCCGCCGCCGCCCGCGAAGTGGGCGCTTCCGTCACGCTGCCCGGATTCCGCAAGGGCAAGGCTCCCGCTTCCGTCATTGAAAAGCGCTTTGCCGGAGAAGTGATTTCCCGTGCCACCGAAACCCTGGTGGAACGCCGCGTGGCCGACATTCTGAAGGAAGAAGACCTCAAGCCCATGTCCCGCCTCGACTACGAAGGCGGCCAGATCACCCGCGGTCAGGATCTCTCCTTCTCCTTCACCTTTGAAACCCTGCCCGACGACGTCAAGCTGCCCGAAGACCTTTCCGCCCTCACCGTGGAAATGGACTCCTCCGAAGCCACCGAAGAGGAAGTGGCCGCCTTCACCAAGCGCCTGCTGAAGAGCACCGCCACCCTTGAGGAAGTGAAGGAAGCCCGCCTGCCCGAAAACGGCGACATCGTCACCATCGACGTGGACGGCGACGTGGACGGCAAGGCCGTGCCCGGCATGAAGGTGGAGAACTACAGCATTCAGCTCTCCGAACCCCAGGACGGCAAGGAACTCTCCGAGCTCGACAAGATCATCCGCGGTCTGCACGCGGGCGAGGAAGGCACCGGCTCCATGGTCTGCCCCGAAGACCACATCGACGAAACCCTGCGCGGCAAGACCGTGAACCTACGCGTGAAGCTCAACAAGATCAGCCGTGAAATCCTCCCCGAACTCGACGAGGACTACGCCAAGAAGATCGGCTTCCCGGATCTCGACTCCCTGAAGAAGATGATTGCCGACCAGGCCAATCACAACAAGCTCACCTCCTCCCGCGCCGAAGCCGAACGCAAGCTCATGAGCAGCGTGCTCGAAGGCCAGACCTTCGCCCTGCCCGAAGCCGTGGTGAAGGCTCAGCAGGAAGAGTATGAAAACGAAGTGCGCGAGTACCTCAGCCAGCAGGGACTCGACAACGCCGCCATCGACGAAAGCATCAAGAACATGGGCGAAGACAGCCGCAAGCAGGCCAAAGAACGCGCCCGCGTGCAGGTGTTCCTCACCGCTCTCGCCCGCCGCGAAAAGATTGAAGTGTCCGCCCAGGAAGTGGACATGCAGATCATGCAGATGGCCCGCCAGTACAATCAGGACTTCCACAAGCTGCGTGAAGCCCTGTATCAGAACGGCGCCGTCAATGAAATTCAGGACCGCATGGTGAACACCAAGGCCATGAACCTCATGTTCGACAAGGCCCAGAAGGTGTCGCCCGCCGAAGCCAAGGCCGAATAA
- a CDS encoding DVU0772 family protein: MQYNTPDQLKAFSSLPIEWNLDPADAVTLYLEWGNNDWRAEHPPVRSKDDFAHYFVLDNWTDHPTLRLVMRNSEATEDLWVYPLPKELENNFRQEFGTLKGVFMPSPPMKKWLQDKLYAA, translated from the coding sequence ATGCAGTACAATACCCCCGATCAGCTCAAGGCCTTCAGCAGCCTCCCCATAGAATGGAATCTTGACCCCGCCGACGCCGTCACCCTCTACCTCGAATGGGGAAACAACGACTGGAGAGCCGAGCATCCTCCGGTGCGTTCCAAGGACGACTTCGCCCACTACTTCGTGCTCGACAACTGGACCGATCATCCGACGCTGCGCCTTGTCATGCGCAACTCCGAAGCCACGGAAGACCTCTGGGTGTACCCTCTTCCCAAGGAGCTCGAAAACAACTTCCGTCAGGAATTCGGCACGCTGAAGGGCGTGTTCATGCCCTCTCCTCCCATGAAGAAGTGGCTGCAGGACAAGCTTTACGCCGCATGA
- the clpP gene encoding ATP-dependent Clp endopeptidase proteolytic subunit ClpP, translating to MTIPFVIESTGRGERSYDIYSRLLKDRIVLLCDEVNDATASLICAQLLFLESQDPEKEISLYINSPGGSVTAGMAIYDTMQFIAPPVATMCIGQAASMGAFLLAGGARGMRYSLPNSRIMIHQPSAGVQGQITDMDIHVREGLRLKKNLNRILAENTGNSLSRVAAATERDNFMSAEEALKFGLIDRILSSRHDVAALAGKQS from the coding sequence GTGACTATACCCTTTGTTATCGAATCCACCGGACGCGGAGAACGTTCCTACGACATCTACTCCCGTCTGCTCAAGGACCGCATCGTGCTTTTGTGCGACGAGGTCAACGATGCCACGGCGTCTCTCATCTGCGCCCAGCTTCTCTTTCTGGAATCGCAGGATCCCGAAAAGGAAATCAGCCTGTACATCAACAGCCCCGGAGGGTCGGTCACGGCGGGCATGGCCATCTACGACACCATGCAGTTCATCGCTCCGCCCGTGGCCACCATGTGCATCGGCCAGGCCGCCAGCATGGGCGCGTTCCTGCTGGCCGGCGGCGCCAGGGGCATGCGCTACAGCCTGCCCAACAGCCGCATCATGATCCATCAGCCTTCCGCCGGCGTGCAGGGCCAGATCACCGACATGGACATCCATGTGCGAGAAGGCCTCCGTCTCAAGAAGAATCTGAACCGCATCCTGGCCGAGAACACCGGCAACAGCCTCTCCCGCGTGGCCGCCGCCACCGAGCGCGACAACTTCATGTCCGCCGAAGAGGCCCTCAAGTTCGGTCTTATCGACCGCATCCTCAGCTCCCGTCACGACGTGGCGGCCCTTGCAGGAAAACAGTCATGA